A single region of the Polyodon spathula isolate WHYD16114869_AA chromosome 5, ASM1765450v1, whole genome shotgun sequence genome encodes:
- the LOC121316359 gene encoding cytochrome c oxidase subunit 7A-related protein, mitochondrial-like codes for MYYKFSGFSQRLAGSAPAPAYCPQGLRLGVPSQPQPMIFATPTKVASHSGEAVQYLGANRVPDLQRLFQRSDGVPVHLKRGVPDKLLYRTTMALTIGGTLYCLVALYMASQPRKR; via the exons atgtattacaaattcAGCGGGTTCTCCCAGAGACTCGCCGGATCTGCGCCGGCCCCCGCCTACTGCCCTCAG GGGCTGAGACTGGGTGTGCCTTCACAGCCGCAGCCCATGATCTTCGCCACCCCGACTAAAGTGGCATCCCATTCAGGAGAGGCGGTGCAGTACCTGGGGGCCAACAGAGTCCCCGACCTGCAGAGGCTCTTTCAG AGGTCTGATGGAGTCCCTGTCCACCTGAAGCGGGGTGTTCCTGACAAGCTGCTGTACAGGACCACCATGGCACTGACGATAGGAGGGACCCTCTATTGCCTGGTAGCACTGTATATGGCCTCCCAGCCCAGGAAACGCTGA